One Onychostoma macrolepis isolate SWU-2019 chromosome 10, ASM1243209v1, whole genome shotgun sequence genomic region harbors:
- the LOC131548790 gene encoding uncharacterized protein LOC131548790, which produces MALLCGRRPRVQAFPPKDLASGLRDLNFGNESWPAQRSLGFYWDIKTDTFTFKVAANDQPYTHRGVLSVVNSLFDPLGFVAPVTIRGRALVCELTKEVHDWDTVLPEERKNMWEEWKTSLQKLSNLHITRTYLHHSLSNTSYTELCVFSDASSWAIGAVAYLRALTDEGEVKVGFVLGKAKLSPLPEPSIPRLELYGAVLAVEMAEHILDELDHKPNAVKFYCDSKVVLGYIYNQSRRFFVYVHNRVQRIRQSTSPDQWGYVPTVQNPADLATRSVVTSQLNDTIWFTGTSFLYQPPQEQQCESFEMVNPETDAEVRLCVTSFATRAERSLFSERFQRFSTWESLLGAVSFLIHQARSLTSSSISTSHTCKGWHQCSKIHTPEEQTAAKRLILLHAQKELYPEEYAALQRNEQVSHSSALWNLDPYIDDGLLRVGGRLKHASIESEVKNPIILPKQSHVAKLLVSYYHSKVHHQGRQFTEGAIRLAGLWIVGGERLINSILHCCVTCRRLRGKQEVQKMADLPPERLSTSPPFTYVGLDVFGPWTVVTQRTRGGVAENKRWAILFTCMTTRAVHIEVIESMNTASCINVLRRFFAVRGPAKQLRSDRGTNFIGASQELGMQPAKENQTSLLKYLHENGCTWEFNPPHASLMRGAWERMIGVTRRILDGMLLQKKHAHLSHEVLCTLMAEVSAIINARPLVPVSADPYSPCILTPAMLLTQKPLVPVPFENYTEKDLLKCQWKRVQALANEFWSRWRKEYISTLQPRRKWHETHRNLHPGDVVLLKQVQSPRNNWPLGLITSVFPSNDGKVRKVEVRTTSGGNVKTFLRPISDVILLLAKEE; this is translated from the exons ATG GCACTTCTATGTGGACGACGGCCTCGTGTCCAAGCTTTCCCACCGAAAGATCTCGCTTCCGGTCTCCGAGATCTGAATTTTGGAAATGAGAGTTGGCCAGCACAAAGAAGTCTGGGTTTCTACTGGGACATAAAAACAGATACTTTCACCTTCAAAGTTGCAGCAAACGACCAGCCCTACACTCATCGCGGAGTGCTCTCTGTCGTGAATAGCCTCTTTGACCCTTTGGGCTTTGTGGCACCAGTGACAATCCGGGGCAGAGCGTTGGTATGTGAGCTGACCAAAGAGGTACATGATTGGGACACGGTCCTTCCTGAAGAGAGGAAAAACATGTGGGAGGAATGGAAAACCTCACTTCAAAAGCTAAGCAACCTTCACATCACACGCACATACCTACACCATTCACTTTCTAACACTTCATACACTGAGTTGTGTGTCTTTTCAGATGCCTCGAGCTGGGCCATAGGGGCAGTGGCTTACCTCAGAGCTCTAACTGATGAAGGCGAGGTCAAAGTGGGATTTGTGCTAGGCAAAGCGAAGCTGTCACCTCTTCCTGAGCCTTCTATCCCTCGCCTGGAGCTGTACGGTGCAGTGCTGGCTGTGGAGATGGCTGAACACATCCTCGATGAGCTAGACCACAAGCCGAATGCAGTGAAATTCTATTGTGACAGCAAAGTGGTCTTAGGATATATTTACAATCAGTCCAGACGCTTCTTTGTTTATGTACACAACCGTGTTCAGCGGATACGTCAGTCGACTTCTCCAGACCAGTGGGGTTATGTGCCTACGGTTCAGAATCCAGCTGACCTGGCAACAAGATCTGTGGTTACTTCACAGCTGAATGACACCATATGGTTCACAGGAACCAGCTTCCTCTACCAACCGCCCCAAGAGCAACAGTGTGAGTCCTTCGAAATGGTTAATCCTGAGACAGACGCAGAAGTCAGACTTTGTGTAACCAGCTTCGCTACTCGAGCTGAAAGAAGCCTCTTTTCGGAACGGTTTCAACGCTTTTCTACCTGGGAATCTTTGCTAGGAGCGGTTTCTTTTCTGATTCATCAAGCACGTTCTCTCACGTCAAGTTCCATCAGTACATCCCATACATGCAAAGGATGGCATCAGTGCAGCAAAATACACACACCTGAAGAGCAGACAGCAGCAAAGAGACTAATACTTCTACACGCCCAGAAAGAACTATATCCCGAGGAGTATGCAGCTTTGCAGAGAAACGAACAAGTTTCACATTCAAGTGCACTGTGGAATCTCGACCCCTACATCGATGACGGCCTCTTGAGGGTTGGAGGACGTTTGAAACATGCTTCAATCGAGTCAGAGGTAAAGAATCCAATCATCCTTCCAAAGCAAAGTCATGTTGCTAAACTGTTGGTGAGTTACTACCACTCCAAAGTGCACCATCAGGGGAGACAGTTCACAGAAGGAGCAATCCGACTGGCTGGCTTGTGGATTGTAGGGGGGGAAAGACTGATAAACTCTATCCTTCACTGTTGTGTGACATGCCGCAGACTCAGAGGAAAGCAAGAAGTTCAAAAGATGGCAGATCTTCCTCCTGAGCGCCTCAGTACATCTCCTCCATTTACATACGTGGGGTTAGATGTTTTTGGTCCGTGGACAGTGGTCACTCAACGCACCAGAGGCGGTGTAGCTGAAAACAAAAGGTGGGCTATACTCTTCACATGTATGACTACACGAGCAGTACATATAGAAGTCATAGAGTCTATGAACACTGCCAGTTGCATCAATGTTCTGCGAAGGTTTTTTGCTGTGAGAGGACCAGCAAAACAGCTCAGATCAGACAGAGGAACCAACTTCATCGGTGCAAGTCAAGAACTAGGCATGCAACCAGCAAAAGAAAACCAGACTAGTCTTCTGAAATACCTCCATGAGAATGGCTGTACGTGGGAATTCAATCCACCACATGCATCCCTAATGCGTGGAGCATGGGAACGCATGATCGGTGTAACCCGCAGGATTCTAGACGGCATGCTGTTGCAGAAGAAACATGCTCACTTGTCCCATGAGGTACTTTGCACTCTGATGGCAGAGGTGTCAGCAATCATAAATGCTAGACCTCTGGTTCCTGTCTCAGCAGATCCCTATTCTCCATGCATACTCACTCCAGCGATGCTCTTAACCCAAAAGCCCCTAGTACCTGTTCCGTTCGAGAACTACACTGAAAAAGACCTCTTGAAATGTCAGTGGAAGCGCGTGCAGGCATTGGCTAACGAGTTCTGGAGTCGATGGAGAAAAGAATACATAAGTACACTCCAACCTCGCCGCAAGTGGCATGAGACTCACCGAAATCTGCACCCTGGAGATGTTGTGCTGTTGAAGCAAGTTCAGTCCCCAAGAAACAAC
- the or30bu1 gene encoding odorant receptor 104-1, with amino-acid sequence MSQVNETTASVVTEFFIVGFPGLQPKYYSLIGALLFIIYIAVIAGNSLIVVLFMIERSLHKPMYIIMLSLSLSDIGFCTVALPKVISRYWFNDGYIGFYVCLFQRLLIHYFGTLNSLIMMIMALDRYLAICYPLRYPGLMTNRTMRLLIGFSWVTAMITPTISLMQTVKLPFCGPNMIAHCFCDSLSMNQLACADATLSNRIAYAVAMFVLLVPLSFIIFSYLSILGSVLRIANAQGRMKGFSTCATQLTIITIYYVPRFVVYTTSNIPNAQMNSSQKISLVMFYSLLPPVVNPFIYCIRIKEIRQFFLKWCVHRNRFISRSLTISK; translated from the coding sequence ATGTCACAGGTAAACGAAACCACAGCTTCTGTTGTAACTGAGTTTTTCATCGTGGGTTTTCCTGGACTCCAGCCCAAATACTACAGCCTGATAGGAGCGCTTTTGTTCATCATCTACATCGCTGTAATCGCCGGAAACTCTCTCATTGTGGTCCTGTTTATGATTGAACGCAGCCTCCATAAGCCCATGTATATTATCATGCTGAGTTTGTCCTTGTCTGATATTGGTTTCTGCACAGTCGCTCTGCCAAAAGTTATTTCTCGCTATTGGTTTAATGACGGTTATATTGGCTTCTATGTTTGTCTGTTTCAAAGGCTGCTGATTCACTATTTTGGTACCTTGAACTCTCTTATTATGATGATCATGGCACTTGATCGATACTTGGCGATTTGTTACCCGCTAAGATACCCTGGTTTAATGACTAACCGCACTATGAGGCTTCTAATAGGGTTTTCCTGGGTTACTGCAATGATTACTCCAACCATTAGCTTAATGCAGACAGTGAAACTGCCATTCTGTGGGCCAAACATGATCGCTCATTGCTTTTGTGATTCTCTATCTATGAACCAGCTGGCTTGTGCTGATGCCACCCTCTCAAATCGCATTGCATATGCTGTAGCAATGTTTGTGCTTCTTGTGCCATTGTCTTTCATTATATTTTCCTATTTAAGTATCCTGGGGTCTGTGCTTCGAATAGCAAATGCACAGGGCCGAATGAAAGGCTTTTCTACCTGTGCCACACAGCTGACTATCATTACCATCTATTACGTGCCCCGTTTTGTGGTTTACACCACTTCTAACATCCCAAACGCTCAGATGAACAGCAGTCAGAAGATCAGCCTGGTCATGTTCTACAGTCTGCTTCCACCTGTAGTGAACCCCTTCATCTACTGCATCAGGATCAAAGAAATCAGACAGTTCTTTCTCAAATGGTGTGTTCACAGAAACAGGTTCATCAGTAGGTCATTAACTATTTCTAAATAA